The Eurosta solidaginis isolate ZX-2024a chromosome 4, ASM4086904v1, whole genome shotgun sequence genome includes a window with the following:
- the LOC137250137 gene encoding uncharacterized protein isoform X2 yields MAQRRNRFVSKSNLTRDDGKSFQYTSFIHPVGKSTKQDESVIACQALNLNANGLLTIYKRRLLKIYKAKASIWFNKQCLELNVTPKFAKITIKANTKSSRKTVRKAEKDFLKYELESFYSKKDEINAELLSINLRLAEQLPTTALMECFDRIKTEVDQELQQKYRSLNRKLDKLAGRREGNQNQNTHQFHDKFVNLTTVAITKEEAQLLEKGLKHNIMDQNTVRKTEQAIVDAEIAISLIPQEEQEHARHMCREIIKKEMKAQEGQKSNTEEKTIKNLRHKLRKNNIVTTKADKGNTTVLIEKEQYISKTEDLIEEMKCRRMREDPTDEYQKTNQSCYKECNQYSRF; encoded by the coding sequence atggcacaacgccgaaaccggtttgtctcaaaatcaaatttgacaagggatgacggaaaatcgttccaatatacatcatttatccaccctgtcggaaaatcaaccaaacaagatgagtcagttattgcttgtcaggctttaaacttgaacgcgaacggactactaacaatttacaagcgacgcctactgaaaatatataaagcaaaggcgagcatttggttcaacaaacaatgcctggaattgaatgttactccgaaattcgcaaaaataacaataaaggcaaataccaaatctagcaggaaaacagttagaaaagcggaaaaggattttttaaaatatgagttggaaagcttttactcgaagaaggatgagataaatgccgagttattatctatcaatttaagattggcagaacaactacctacgactgcattaatggaatgtttcgaccgcattaagacagaggtcgatcaggaactacaacaaaaatacaggtcgctgaaccgaaaattggacaagctggcaggacgacgagagggtaaccaaaaccaaaacactcaccagtttcatgacaagttcgttaacctcacaacagtggccattaccaaggaagaggcacaacttctcgaaaagggcctgaagcacaatatcatggaccagaatacagtaagaaaaacggagcaagcgattgtagatgcggagatcgcaatatcattgataccacaggaagaacaggagcacgcaagacacatgtgcagggaaatcataaaaaaggagatgaaagcacaggaaggacaaaaatcgaatacagaagagaaaacaataaagaatctacggcataaactaaggaaaaacaatattgtcacaacgaaagcggacaaaggaaacaccactgtgctaatcgaaaaagagcaatatatatccaaaaccgaggatctcatagaggaaatgaaatgtcgtagaatgagagaggatcccacagatgaataccaaaaaacaaatcaaagttgctataaagaatgcaaccaatatagtagattctaa